The sequence CGTAAGGAATGCCAGCTTCCTCACACAAGATTGGAACATGGGTGATAACATCAATGGGAGAAATGTTTCCAGCTATAACACATATTCTGCACAAAGAACAACAATCCATTACAACACAAACCAGAGGAACAACAATCTATTGGTACAACAACACAAATCATAGGTACAAAAAGATGCATCAAAGAACCTAAACATACAAGAGAATGTTGGTTTAAACCAGGCCCGCAAATCAAAGAAGTTTTCAGAGAGGGCACAGACATTTCAAACACCATGATTCAGTTTCCGTGTACAGTACCATGCTACattcattatattttaatcCAGAGCATCGGCTTAATTGTACACGGATCACACATAAACATAAAGAACAAGCCAATGATCATCAAGAACACAAAAACCAAATTGCCAAACATAAATCACAAGCAAAAACAAACGAGTGTGGATATCAACCAGGCCCTCTAATCAAAGAAAAAACTCAGAGAGGGCAGACATGTCAATCCGCAGCAAAGCTCAGTTTACGTGCACAGTACCATGCTACCTTCATCTAGTTCATCCAGAGCATCGGCTTAATTGTACACGAATCATATAAAGACAAACCATACATTTTTCAAACACTTCAACGTAAACACACAACCATACGCAAAATTAAACAGATATACTAATAGAAATCAACCATAGTTTTCAATTAATGATAAAAATGTGGATCTAAACCAGGCCGTCTAATCATATATTAAATCAGAGATGGCAGACATGTCGATCCATAGTTCACTTTTCGTGTACAGTACCATGCTACATTCATTATTTATAATCCAGAGCATCGGCTTAATTGTACACGGATTATACATTATAACATATTCAATTACAGTACATTTTCAGACAGCATTGTACTAACAAATAAACAAGACAGAGATATGTAATGTGGATCTAAACCAGGCCGTCTAATCATATTAAACTCAGAGATGGCAGACATGTCGATCAATAAATCACTTTTCGTATACAGTACCATGCTACATCGGCTTAATTGTACAAAGATCACACTATAACATTCACATGACGCATTCAACACGCAAGAgattacatttaaaaatgaatACTAACCCTTTCTGGCCACGTCTGATGCTTTTCACCACTTCCTTCACGCCTCTCTTCAAGCATTTCTTACCAGCAGCTGTTGACAGTGAACAGAACAATAAACATCAGACAAAGCTAACAGTAGAAGTTGGATTCGGATTGGTACCTTTTTGAATGAGTTTGAAAGTCCTCTTCTGGAGCTTCTTTCCGGCGAGAGGTTTAGCTATGGGAGCGAGAGAGAtgaccttcttcttctccttttggATCGACTTCTCTGCTTCTGTATCGCTTCCCATGTTTTTAGCTATAACAAGCAAtatgaaatgagtaaagagtgGCGGAAACAAGTAGGGTTTAAGGGTTTTATAGATGagtagaagaaaacaaaattattggAAAACCCTAAATTCACATGGGCTTGAAAAGTAAAGTGTATGTTGATTAAATTATATGGGCTGATTATTGGGCCTTGATACAGAATGTTTGTATCTTTTCTATCTTTTACATTTCACTCCCTAAAGTTGACAGTATTTAGAAATATCACATGTAATTCCGTTACATTTGacttttttcattctttttttttttctggtatgCAACTATTTAGAGGAATAAAAGGTAGGATGAAATGTAGATGAGAGGGAATAGTAGTTTTTCACTCATCCTTTACAAAATGGTTCATACTTCCATCCAATTTTTAGTCTAGTGATACATCTATTTGATTGGTAAGTAAGTGAGATGAATATGAAAATTGCATAACATTAAACGTTTGACTAACAAACATTCTTTAGTAGAATTGAATTTTCACACAAGTCACATTAATAATAATGTACAAATCTTATGAAGATGCAAAACAAGATAGCAGAAATCAGAAAAAGAGAACACCATTCTCCCCCACCTCTTCTGTTTACAAGGTAGAAACCTATTTACTATAAAAGAACCACCTCAGAAGCCTGGCGCCACTAACACTTTTCAGAGTGAATTTGATTCTTGCTGATGAACATTTTTTACACCAAATCAGCTCTCAACAGTAGCTACGCTTCATCAACAAGAACTTACTGCCATGGCTTCAAATGGGCATTCTGATCACTGCAATTTGATTCACTAGAAGAAAAAAGATCAACCAAATAGGAGAGAAACTAAGATATAGATGCCATAAACAAGGGTTCACAATATTTTATGAAGTAATGATGAAATAAAAAGCATTCATCACTTTATGAAACAAATAGATTGGATCATGCATAATAACACCGTCAGGTTGGAAAAGGAACAAAGCTACAAGAAAATATTGTATGCGCTAAAAGAGCTGAAGTGGAGAATCCATGCACACTTTTTTATACATGGAACCAAAACAGAAAACAATATCATAGGACCGTTGTTCGGTCAGAGTCAGACCAAGAAAGGAACCTACAAGATGAATCAGCATAAGTAATACCAAGATTCTTCCCTCCCGAAAGAATCCTAAGTTTGCTTTTTGTTATTTTAGCAAACTCTTGATCCATGGTAGTAGTAAGTGAAAGCAAAAGGCATATCAGTCAACTAAAAACATATATGTATCCTCAGttagcaaacaaacaaaaataatgggAAACTAAACAGACTATTACCAGAAACAGTATTCAATGTATCTATGATCCTATGAACTCAAAAACAAGGATTCAAAAGTGATTGACTAGTGAAGAGGCAACCGCTGGATGCAGAGGTTTATCGATCTGTTCATGCTTTTAATCTCTttccaacaacaacaaacaaccaaaaaaaaatccacagGAAGAGATCGATGAACCGCTGCCTCCAGCGACTTTCACTCTTTTAATTAAATtgaattagaaaaagaaaagcaaaaagGAAAACTAGTTTCCCGATTTGGAGCAAGCAAGCAATAAATCTCagatctacaaaaaaaaatcaacaggCACCATAAGTAGTAGTAGTAGCTGGATGTTCACTGCCTCCACCAATCAAAaaaaacgcaaaaaaaaaaaaacaaaaaaacaacaataacGTAAAGCACATGCATCTGCAGGTAAACTGGGACAAAGAGGAATCTGAGATTTGGAGTACAAGTACAAATCTATCAAACCACACAGAGAAAACATAAAGTAGGGAACAGAGTAATGAAGTTTGAATCAgtcatttgatttttattttttaattagccTATTGGCGCACATATCGCCTCACTCTCAGCTGGTTACATCACGGAtcacattataaaaatataacaggACAATCATTACTTAGTTTGTGTTTTGTGGTAGTGCTGACTGTTGACTTTGTTTTGGATCAGCGTGGGCCTACTAAATAAGTAAAGTTCAGTAAAAAGCCCAATTAATAATACAATCTTCTATCTAGTGTTATTCATGGAACAAGTAATCTACCGTTAAGTTTTATTATCGTTTTTAAATTGCGATTCTGTAGAGAGATAAAAACGATGGATCTAGTTGGAAAATCTAAGGAAGATGCTTCGCTTCCTAAAGGTAAACGTTTGTTAATTTCAAGGATTGAATTGAATGCTAAACAATATGTTATGTTCTCTTGTAATGATGTTTCTCAGCTACAATGACTAAAATTATAAAGGAGATGTGACCAGGAGATGTTCGCGTTGCTAGAGATGCTCAGGATCTTCTTATCGAGTGTTGTGTTGGTAATAAGATGATCACTCTTTTGATTGTTTCTCTTTGTCATTAGGTGTAATGTAGCTGATCATTAGAAATGTTGTTGGTCAATGTGTTTATGGCAGAGTTTATAAACCTTATATCGTCAGAGTCTAATGAAGTATGTAACAAAGAGGATAAACGAACGATCGCGCCTGAGCATGTACTCAAAGCGCTTCAGGTTCTTGGATTTGGGGAGTACGTTGAAGAAGTCTACTCTGCTTATGAGCAACATAAATACGAAACCATGGTTAGATGATGATCTATCACGCTCATTACTTTTAAGTTCCAGACCATAAAATTAAAGAGGCAAGTAACTGGTGTTCCTGCGTTTTTGAAATTGTGCAGCAAGATTCACAGAGGAGTGTGAAGATGACACAGGAGCAGAGATGACTGAAGAGTAAGCAGCAGCGGAACAGCAGAGGATGTTTGCAGAAGCTCGAGCTAGAATGAATGGTGGTGGTGTTTGATGTTTCTGTTCTGCAACCTGAGCAGCAACTAGATACCCAACAGCCAAATCtacaaaactaatcaagaagGGGGAATActtcttttaacatttttttttccgtAGCATTTCTCTGTAAAGTGCAAAGATTCGTCTTCTTGGTGTTGATAAGCTCTTTACATTTTTAACTtagatttgtgttttttttttaaatctaaaatcgCTTGGGTGATTGATTCAGATGTAATTAGTAAGCATTGTCTTGTTTCTTTGCAACTGTCGTTTCCAGATCCTAGCTCCCTAGTCTATATGTTTATAACTTGATTGTTCTAAATGCTACAACTCAAAAAAATAATACGTGAAAACCCCAATCAAGCTGTCCATGATTCTAATTAGGCCTCAAAAAGTAGCCTGTTTATGAAGCCTGAATCAACTCTCAAAATGGTTAAAAAAGATGGAGATGCGGGGTATCGATCCCCGTACCTCTCGCATGCTAAGCGAGCGCTCTACCATCTGAGCTACATCCCCGTTGACATAGACTAACATCAAATCATTTAGTGGTTGTGAGCTACACAGTTCAACACTCTATTTGCCATTTGGCATGGTTCTCATCGTTCTCAACATCCAATCGAACCGTACCATTAACTAAAGAAACCTTATACACGTTCCTAATGGATTGTGGTTTATTTAATAGTTGGTTTAATTTTGGTTAGGCAAAGAAGAATGGATTTGATTAACTCTCCCTCCCTCCTTGGCCGACATTATACATGCTTTATTTTGTCAAACATACAGACCCGATTTTTGACTTTAGAACCAGCTATTTTATCCAGTGGTGGGATCAATGCAGATAATTTGGCATTGACCGAATCAGACTCACACTGTTGATACTCTTACTATTCTTTTCAAACACTTTATTATAAACATTTGTTACTATAAAAACAGTGGTTTACATGACTTTGAAAATAGAATGAAAACCAAATAATCTCTAGTCCACGAGTTTCGTTAATCACTCGACGcagtttcctcattttcctctaAATCACTCCCTCACCGTTCGATTTTTTTGTTTCCACGAGCTGATGTTTGAATTGTGATCAAATCTAGTCTAGCTatagctagagagagagagattactaTGTTTATGGATCGTCGAGAGAGAAGGCTTTCTAATCGCAACGGCACTCCTCCTGAATACACCAACGGAAAATTCCGCGACGATAAAAATGGTTACGGTGGAGGATTCTTCTTAGATCCTTCTAGTCCGAACATCCTTCGCATCCCGTCTccgacttcttcttctcctcctccgcgTTCCAGCTCCCCTGACCGTGGCTACATCGAGCACCGCGTCTCCAAGTTCGATACTCTCGCCGGCGTTGCCATCAAATACGGCGTTgaggttaaaaataaaaattatatgttttgacTTAATATTGCGTTATTTTAATTAGAGACAAAAAGGTagaaattaacttttaattgTACTGGTAAAAAAGCCATTTTTTATTTAGATTGAGGCATGATGAAGAACACGTGAGGAATTAAAGTGTTATTtgatgttctgtttttttttatgttctgtttttttttgatgtttttgatGTATGATTAAGAACACGTGAGGACCGCGTCTCCATGTTATGCTTTTtgatgttctgtttttttttttgtgtgtttgttgttAAAATGCTCTGCTTTCACGTTGGAGATGTGAAAAAGATGAATGGgcttgttattttttattttcgaacattttgaatttcttttttatGTTTGTTGTTAAAATGCTCTGCTTTCAGGTTGGAGATGTTAAGAAGATGAATGGGCTTGTTACTGATCTTCAAATGTTTGCTCTCAAGTCTCTCCGGATCCCTTTACCTGGAAGACATCCTCCTTCTCCTTGTTTATCTATCGGCTCCTTACACCATGGGTGGGTACTTAACCACATCTTTACCTTGCACCAAGTTACAGCTTTGATATAAGAGGTGCCGGTCTTTCACAAAGCCGGATGAAACGTTCGCTTAAAACTcccaaattttaagaaaaaaatacagaCATAAGTCtccaaatttataaaaaagctCCGAAAAAATACATAGACATAAGTCTCCaaatttttattgaaattttacccaaaatctCAGGCCGGctgaaaatgaaaattatagaCATGGTCTTGTTATTGCAGAGTAGTTTACATTACCCAAGCTTTATTTTTTGAACTGGTTGTGTTGGACTGAAGCTGCTGCATGTTCATTATCAAAGTGATCCTCTTGGTTCTAATATTTGGAATCTTTATTTACAGAGAGGGATGTTCATGCCACGAACTGGAACCACAAAACGATACCAACAGCGACGCGTTTGACTCATTCCAGTCTCTGAGGTTGAAATCTTCAAAGAAGAAAGGCTACTACGGGCTAAAACCACCAATCAGAACAGTTTCTGTAGGAGGAAGCTTAGAGATGGGAGCTTACAAGACAGAAAGCAACGGTGATAGTCAATACCTCAGACCTTTCCCATCCACAAACACTCCCTTAAACCACCACAGGAAGTCCAGAAGCTTAGTCAATGCACTTCTCGAAGAGTTCAaccaatcatctcaagaaccgAGTTCCACTAAGTTTATGAGAAGACGCCAAAAATCTGAAGCCGACTTTACATCCCGGACTCCAGAGCTTATGTTGAAAGAAGAGAGCACTAGCAGCAGCAACGGAGGGTTCTTATCATCAGTAGGAGGGAAAGGTTTAGCTTTGAGATCAAAAGCCTCAAGTAGAACTAGTCTATCATCAGCAGAATCTGAGACTTGGAGTTTCAATCCGGTACCAATGAACTTGATGGATGCTCTTGTTTCAGACAGCTTTGCCAGTGTAAGAAAATCTTCAAGTGCATCGAGTTTACAAGATCCAGACGGTAACAGCAATAACGGTTCATCGTCACTGTCTCTATGGTCGACTTCTACACCTGCTGCTATTACAAGCTCAATCTTTGATGGGTTGCCTAAGCCTTTAACAGGGAGGAGAAACAAAACGGCTATGGACTAAAGTAAAATGGTCAgtttctcttttatttaattGTCACATTCTTTTTGTTGAAACTATACAAATCAAAAGTAGAAGAAGCTGTGTTTAGGCCTTAGTGCGGAGTAAATAGAAGTAAAGAGAGTATAGAACATCTGAAGTTGTGATGGtgaatgtaatattttttttaattataatgagcatacaaaaaaacaatcaaaacaaGAAGGTTACCTTTCTCTCTCAAATCAAAAAAGTTACAACAGAtttaggaagaagaagaaaagggaTCTATGATGTTGGAAAACTCCTCTAGCCTAGTCTCTCTGTCCATGTCACAgcccttcttcctcttctttaacTGGCTTAGTTGCCGAAGAAGCCTGGACCAGCACGGGAAAGCAGTTCTTGCCCAGCGTCTTTTCCCATCTTCACCATGTCCTCAAACACGTAAGGACCTTTTCTTGACGTCTCAAGAACTGTCACCACAAAGATGGAATACATAAGAAATGAATGATAGGTGGACCGTCACATAGATAGATATGTAGGGATGCTTTCATACCTCGAGTACCGTCAGGTGATGCAACCAATCCTCTGAATAAGCAGTTGCCTTCTTCGTCCTTGGCCGCATATCCAGCAATAGGTGTACGACATGAACCATCCAGCGTTTCAAGAAACGCTCTCTCGCATGCAACCGCTAGTCTTGTTTCCTCATGGTTCAATGAAGCTAAGTAACTTGCCTGCAGATGCAAAACAACAATAGAATCATTCCCATGAAAAGTAAACTTCAGTTTAGCTCAGAGGAATGTTTCTTTATACCATTTTATCATCATCAGTTCTGCAGGCAATTCCAATTGCTCCTTGAGCAACAGCTGGAAGCATTTCATCTAAAGATAGTACAGATGCAACGTTCTCTGTCATGCTCAGTCTCTTAAGACCAGCTAGTGCTAATAGAGTTGCATGTACTTTTCCTCCTTGAAGCTTAGATAGCCTCGTCTGCACATTACCCCTAAAGTTCTCCTCAACCTGCAGGAGGCAACAAACACCTGATTCAATAAAATAAGAAGTGGCAGCCTCTATGCTCTGATACAAGATGGTGAAAACTTACAGTTAACGAAGGATACTTGTGGAGTATCTGCGACTTTCTCCTAAGAGAAGCAGTTCCCACAACGCTACCAGCTGGAAGATCAGCTAAAGAGGCAGCAGTGAGACAAATAAAAGCGTCTCTGACATCCTCACGCACAAGGTTACAAGGCAAAACCGTTTTCTCGGGGAGATAAGTGGGCACATCTTTCATTGAATGAACAGCTATGTCGATATGGCCGTTGATCAAAGCCTCGTCAATCTCTTTGGTGAAAAGCCCTTTCCCACCAATGTCAGCAAGCGGTTGAGAGAGAATCTTGTCACCGGTGGTTTTGATGATCTCGATGTGGATGGCTCCGTCTTCAGTGAGTTCAGGGTGTATTGCCTGGAGCTTGGATCGTGTCTCGTATGCTTGAGCAAGTGCTAGAGGACTGTCCTACACAGTGAGAGTATATAAGGAGGGAAAAAAAGATGATAAAATATGCATGAGAGGCTAAAATTCAATTCACCACTAATGCAACATCAATCACAAGACAAGATTGAACTACTATGAGCACAGAAACCAAAGTAACATATCACATTTCTAGCCAGATTAATTACACTAAATCATTGTCCCCTAAAACTCACTCAAACCAAAGTAACATATCTCATTTCTAGCCAGATAAATTTACAACTAAAACATTCAACCATGACATTGACAACTATAACTCACTTAAACCCAGGAAGAGGATCCAAACAGAGGACTGGTAAAAATGGAGACTTTGAATCAGAACTAAGGAAACCAAAGCAAAACAAACCCATTAGTATTCAAGCACTCATATAAACAGAGGACTGGCAAAAATCAACACTTTGAATCAGAACTAAGGAAACCAAGGCGAACCCATTAGCATTCAAGCACTCATATAAACAGAGGACTTGTAAAAATGGAGACTTTGAATCAGAATTAAAGAAACTAAGGCAAACCCATTAGCATTCAAGCACTCATATACTCTTAAGAGACCAGTGATCACACGAGAagcaaaaaaagagagagacttTACCTTCCCCTTGTGCCAATTCTGATGATAGCAGTCCGAGTTTTCTGTTCAACAGCAACACAAGCTCTTACAAAGCCTGAAGAGGTGCCTTTTCGACGACATTTAGCTAGAGAAGGAGCGCTGATCTGCGGAAGCGAGAATCCGGTAAAGGTGAGGGAGCAGGAGTTGACCGGGGAAGAGGGTTGACAACGCGTGAGAGAGATCTTGTGAGCTTGACAGAGAGATGAAGATGCGATATCCATGGATTCCGACAGAGCAGAGTGAGAGTTGGAATCTGTTAGGAGAGATTTAGAgggaaaaaagaaagagatcagAGCTTCAAATGGAGGTTGATAGAGATctctttgatgatttttttggaTAGGAATAGGATAGGTCGATATTAATCACCTACGGTAACCCATAACTGAGTTTCGTGTTATAATGCCTTTTCCACCGTCCATTTTTCTATCTCGTGGACTCAACCTTATTGGGCCTCCTCGTTAGTATCTAATGGGCCTTGGCTAAGCGTGCGATCCTAAACCATATTACTCTGAGCGGGCCTGGTCGTGATGGTCGGTGGACCGAAGATAAAGTGACTTCGTATCAAcatttaaaaattgtaaaaattctGGAGTTCTTAAATTCATTTCTACAaagtcaataattttttttgttattaaaaattaatattttttgtcatTTAAAAATTGGGCGGTATTGTTATCTTAAAAATTCATTTTGTAAAGTATATGTTTATAGCAAATTTTCGAAGATTAACtctaataaaaaatgttaaattactGTAATAGAAATCTCATATTCATTATCCAAAATGGCATCATAGCCATGATCACCTTGGTGTTTGGAAACTTATCCAAACTCTAAAAAAATGGCATCAAccatttcatcatcttcttacAATCATTTCAGAGATTTACACAATCCAGAGTTTTCTATAATAGAAgataagaaaatgtttttttctttctgaatttGTCATCTCAtcaaatataaacataatagaaataaaatgaaaatttggtATGTCCCTCCAAATTTTGAAGAAACGTTGGGTTGTAATGGAGAAactttaaaatgtttaaaaaaaatctaaagtcaataaaataaaaggacGAATGAAATTTCTTATCGGATACTATGATAATCACAACCAATGGGGTTCAAGATTTGGAAAACAACTACATCACATATGCCCTTTTTCTATTCAATGAAATTTACATGACCATTCCATTTTCATCGTAAAACATATTAAAGAGTTTAGTGGGACATCTTTGAACAAGGATTGTGCATCCCATTTTTCTCCAAATCTTCAATCCTATTTTTCAGTTACATTTAAAATCTGTCTAAATAGAAACACATATAaccaaaatgtataaaaatttaaataaaaaatatatgattggTTGTGATTCATCAAGAGGAGAAGAGGAGTTACTCTGATCAGATGATCTAAATGTTGTCTAAATAATTCCAGATGATGCTGACGGTATTGCTGAGGGGAAACGGGAGCACGTATCTCATATATGTACCATCTACCAAATTGTAGTATACTACGAAGACATATCTCTCTCTAGTAAAAATAAAGGTTTCTTCGAAACTAAAGATAATTCTTTCATTTGGGGACAACCCTTCAAAATATAGTCTTACTAGAGCAATGGTGGAAATTGTCGGTAGAGATTATCAGGAGTGTTCAGTGAGGAGATGCATGAGCAGCTTCATGTAGTATCCACAATTTAAAAGTGCTGCATTTAACCCAGCGCAATGCCAAACCTAGATTACCTATGTAGTTTATAAGCACAAAGGTTGGGGTTGTACACCCCGTTTTACTCAGTTCTTCAG comes from Brassica rapa cultivar Chiifu-401-42 chromosome A02, CAAS_Brap_v3.01, whole genome shotgun sequence and encodes:
- the LOC103850685 gene encoding H/ACA ribonucleoprotein complex subunit 2-like protein, with translation MGSDTEAEKSIQKEKKKVISLAPIAKPLAGKKLQKRTFKLIQKAAGKKCLKRGVKEVVKSIRRGQKGICVIAGNISPIDVITHVPILCEEAGIPYVYVPSKEDLAQAGATKRPTCCVLVMLKPAKGELSAEDLQKLKSDYEQVADDVKELSTSVI
- the LOC103850688 gene encoding uncharacterized protein LOC103850688, which codes for MFMDRRERRLSNRNGTPPEYTNGKFRDDKNGYGGGFFLDPSSPNILRIPSPTSSSPPPRSSSPDRGYIEHRVSKFDTLAGVAIKYGVEVGDVKKMNGLVTDLQMFALKSLRIPLPGRHPPSPCLSIGSLHHGEGCSCHELEPQNDTNSDAFDSFQSLRLKSSKKKGYYGLKPPIRTVSVGGSLEMGAYKTESNGDSQYLRPFPSTNTPLNHHRKSRSLVNALLEEFNQSSQEPSSTKFMRRRQKSEADFTSRTPELMLKEESTSSSNGGFLSSVGGKGLALRSKASSRTSLSSAESETWSFNPVPMNLMDALVSDSFASVRKSSSASSLQDPDGNSNNGSSSLSLWSTSTPAAITSSIFDGLPKPLTGRRNKTAMD
- the LOC103850687 gene encoding porphobilinogen deaminase, chloroplastic, whose translation is MDIASSSLCQAHKISLTRCQPSSPVNSCSLTFTGFSLPQISAPSLAKCRRKGTSSGFVRACVAVEQKTRTAIIRIGTRGSPLALAQAYETRSKLQAIHPELTEDGAIHIEIIKTTGDKILSQPLADIGGKGLFTKEIDEALINGHIDIAVHSMKDVPTYLPEKTVLPCNLVREDVRDAFICLTAASLADLPAGSVVGTASLRRKSQILHKYPSLTVEENFRGNVQTRLSKLQGGKVHATLLALAGLKRLSMTENVASVLSLDEMLPAVAQGAIGIACRTDDDKMASYLASLNHEETRLAVACERAFLETLDGSCRTPIAGYAAKDEEGNCLFRGLVASPDGTRVLETSRKGPYVFEDMVKMGKDAGQELLSRAGPGFFGN